In Trichoderma atroviride chromosome 2, complete sequence, one DNA window encodes the following:
- a CDS encoding uncharacterized protein (EggNog:ENOG41), with translation MTSIPASSLAPLSNTLFSLDLSSNLFSQIPDSLSTLTALRALNLSHCMIDSLHSLTRNPLPAITALNLRANRLQSLAGIEKLYPLERLDLRDNRLTDPKELARLTGIPEIREIWVEGNPFTRTHKDYRVTIFNLFRLTPGYTEDIVIDGSGPSSSEKRILADRVPIPESVPVVKPIVTEVRGVDVSKPGVYAAARETTVLRKERPVPKAVASETNTSSTRRRRNTKRRIVDLSTSDKIPQPSPIDVQSLRFPIESPSAATNSMNFNYRASHAASTPASPPDAYASPFSIENAHADFSFSAGNIPPQDWDSNGEIYRRKIEALRDKVGDGYLSVLSEESWDANNVYGSANIPSSTAALLAAHTPTHHAPPMQAIHGGHS, from the coding sequence ATGACCTCAATTCCCGCATCCAGCTTGGCCCCTCTATCCaacaccctcttctccctcgacTTGTCGTCCAACCTCTTCAGCCAAATTCCGGACAGTCTTTCCACTCTCACTGCTCTCCGTGCCTTGAACTTGTCGCATTGCATGATTGACTCTCTGCATTCTCTGACCCGAAACCCTCTGCCAGCCATTACTGCTCTCAACCTGCGAGCCAATAGACTCCAATCTCTTGCAGGCATCGAGAAGCTGTATCCCTTGGAAAGGCTGGACCTTAGAGATAACCGGCTCACAGACCCCAAGGAGCTTGCACGCTTGACCGGAATTCCGGAGATTCGTGAAATTTGGGTCGAGGGCAACCCCTTCACCCGCACGCACAAAGACTACCGTGTGACCATTTTCAACTTGTTTCGCCTGACGCCGGGATACACCGAAGATATTGTCATTGATGGAAGCGGACCTAGCTCTTCTGAGAAGCGAATCCTCGCTGATCGAGTTCCGATTCCCGAGTCGGTTCCGGTTGTAAAGCCGATTGTGACTGAGGTGCGAGGTGTCGATGTAAGCAAGCCCGGTGTCTACGCTGCTGCCAGAGAGACCACTGTCCTGCGCAAGGAGAGGCCGGTTCCCAAGGCTGTTGCCAGCGAAACCAACACAAGCTCGACGCGGCGTCGCAGAAATACAAAACGACGTATCGTCGATCTTTCAACTAGTGACAAGATCCCACAGCCTTCGCCAATCGACGTGCAAAGTCTCAGATTCCCGATTGAATCTCCTTCAGCCGCTACCAACTCTATGAATTTCAATTACAGAGCTTCGCACGCAGCCAGCACCCCGGCTTCGCCTCCTGATGCATATGCAAGCCCCTTCTCCATAGAGAACGCACATGCGGATTTTTCATTTAGTGCAGGCAATATCCCGCCACAAGATTGGGACTCCAACGGCGAGATTTATCGCCGCAAAATAGAGGCTCTACGTGACAAGGTTGGCGATGGCTATCTCAGCGTACTGAGCGAGGAGAGCTGGGATGCCAACAATGTCTACGGCTCAGCAAACATCCCCTCCTCGACTGCTGCGCTCCTGGCGGCTCATACCCCCACTCATCACGCACCGCCTATGCAAGCTATTCATGGAGGCCACTCATGA
- a CDS encoding uncharacterized protein (EggNog:ENOG41): protein MDSEDGGLFIKQLAAFVRTHEKALANALQFQRREVRHRATQSTSSATLSQSPTFPDRPATAVSTGSSLAAALSLGPLNFTSHNVKSAKLALTPHHLFYLLSRFEELGINVGPMKVRLEDLHDSSSSANYVSFLSNTQRSRSHSSDVGSIHSVTSIRSVMSGMSALWTSFSIGASISAARTERQKAALEADMKYLYSAFTKIPCLRLAPDWRARLIKGYEEFPFDSAVPLYIFKNVQALEVSNIDFRQFFGWDRMADQLRSLTVKHAGIEDPSDILIDIVLDDMDKRRRRTSKSQTSPSIPSWNGSHSPRKSPPMSGREFSRSVSVPSSVLGSMPGSPDPRASLGELRVGSMGEAAVEDGNTSDGSARTLRRQSTDDLPQSLNKDSRPRSHSPPRPSSSRNHHIRSQQQRIRRSGSGSSNSSLSDSWYHHHSRGSSGNLLGATILPHQNGAS, encoded by the exons ATGGATTCAGAAGACGGAGGATTATTCATCAAG CAACTTGCTGCCTTTGTGCGCACTCACGAAAAGGCTCTTGCCAATGCTCTGCAATTCCAGCGCCGCGAGGTGCGCCATCGAGCCACGCAAAGCACGAGTTCTGCCACGCTTTCGCAGTCTCCGACATTTCCCGATCGTCCTGCGACCGCTGTGTCTACTGGTAGCTCGCTGGCCGCTGCTCTATCTCTCGGACCCCTCAACTTCACTTCTCACAATGTCAAGTCTGCAAAGCTGGCTCTGACTCCCCACCATCTCTTCTATCTCCTCTCTCGCTTCGAAGAATTGGGTATCAATGTGGGCCCCATGAAAGTTCGCTTAGAAGATCTTCACGACAGCTCTTCGTCTGCAAATTACGTATCATTTCTAAGCAACACCCAGCGGTCTAGAAGCCACAGCTCAGATGTTGGCTCAATACATTCCGTCACGAGCATTCGGAGTGTCATGTCTGGCATGTCTGCCTTGTGGACAAGCTTCAGCATCGGTGCCAGCATATCTGCTGCCCGGACGGAGCGTCAAAAggcggccttggaggcgGACATGAAGTACTTGTATTCTGCCTTTACCAAGATTCCCTGCCTTCGGCTGGCTCCTGATTGGCGTGCTCGCCTCATCAAGGGCTATGAAGAGTTTCCCTTTGACTCTGCAGTTCCTCTCTACATTTTCAAGAATGTTCAGGCTCTAGAAGTGAGCAACATTGATTTTCGTCAATTCTTTGGCTGGGACCGCATGGCCGACCAGCTCCGCTCGCTTACGGTCAAGCACGCGGGGATAGAAGATCCCTCCGATATCTTGATTGACATCGTCTTAGACGACATGGATAAGAGACGCCGCAGAACATCCAAATCTCAGACTTCACCGTCAATACCAAGCTGGAACGGGAGCCACAGTCCTCGAAAAAGCCCGCCCATGTCCGGGCGTGAGTTTTCGCGGTCCGTGTCCGTCCCCAGCTCCGTCCTTGGCTCAATGCCCGGATCACCCGACCCTCGAGCCTCTCTTGGCGAGCTTCGCGTCGGCTCCATGGGCGAGGCTGCTGTCGAAGACGGTAACACATCCGATGGCTCTGCCCGTACCTTGCGGAGACAGTCTACGGATGATTTACCGCAGTCTCTCAACAAGGACTCTCGGCCAAGAAGCCATTCTCCACCACGACCATCCAGCTCTCGCAACCACCACATCCGATCTCAGCAGCAGAGAATTAGGCGTTCTGGATCTGGGAGTTCCAACTCCAGCCTATCTGACTCCTGGTATCACCACCATTCTAGGGGCAGCTCTGGCAACCTCTTGGGAGCCACCATTCTCCCCCATCAAAATGGCGCTTCCTGA